The stretch of DNA acataataaaaaggATTTTTTGagacataataaaataaaataaggaaagaaataaaaatcaagagatcaaaaaatagaataaatcaaatcctattatgggtgattagctcgcttcaatAATACCCATCAACTATGGCTTCGGGTACCTCGCCAATTAACTAGTCGTTATCCCAGCAagatctttcgatcttccactCAAATAACAAGTCGGTAAGGACTACTTATATTCCGACCTTATAATGTAGACCGGCTTGGGGTGAAGATGTTcacagataggccataccaattttgggttaattcccaccttaatgacttcctagAGTTGTCAGACCTAGGGTTTTAGGTTATTTATTTCCCAAATAGCTGAtctgttgagtaaccctacaaaatagttaaaagATCATACCTCTACTAGTGGTATGAAACTCTTCAGTTTTCAAGGAGGTCTCTAGTTCAAATCCCCTTACtcatttatttttactaaaaattttacacACTTTTTCCATGTGCACTTAAAGCTTGCCGTCCACCCCCTATTAGTTGCCTCAAATAGGTTAATTCCCTTCCCTTTTTTTAAGACAAATTTACTTTAAGTTGGAGAACATGATCCCCTTTTTTTTACTCCATGTCTCCCTCCATTGCCAACACCTCTCTTCTTGCCTATTCGTTGTGATTCAATGAACCTGGTCATAATTGACCAAGTTTACCACTCCCATTGCCCTCCCTACCTCCTTCATTCTCCCATattctcatttttttcattttcttttacctCTATTTTCCCTCAACTTGACCCAAAAAGAACCACCACCCCTTTTCTTTAGTATTTACTTTTCCTCCACCACAACCAACCCTTCTACCACCATCAACACACCTTTTAGCCACCATTAGCACCACCCCTCCTCACTTTTCCTCCTTTCTACCACTAACCGCCACGGCGAGCTACCGTGGATCCTTCTCCACCTCcaccttattttcttttcttactcATTTTCCCCTTCTTTTTCACTGAAACACCATAGCCCTCAATTATCAAATTATCGCTGAGTCACCATCATCGTTGCCACCGGACCACCGTCATCGTCGCCACTAATGACCGagatttttcccttttcttcctctttcACTTGCCGACTCTTTAATTGATTAAAATCACATGTTTTCTTCACTCTATCAATCATTTTGGATCACTCAAATCATCAATCTCATTCCTTCCTCGATTCATCAACCATTTCGTATTGAATCAAATGTAAGTGTGGTTATTTAGATCGTAGAATCCTTCACTTAGAGGTTTCATATCTTGGCCAAATGGTATAGTGCCATAGTGTcaacatattatttttttattatttaattattatcattCTAGTATGATTTCAAATTGACTTTGAAGGGCCAAACGATATACGTAAGGGAGACCCCTAACTTCGCAATTGGAAATCCTCCTTTCAAGAGTCTTAAATCGTAGGGTAAGCATTGATGAGACTTTTAGTAATCGATCTTTTAAGTGATGAAAATATTATCAAACAACCCTAATCAATAAATTTTACTTATGTGGTAGATTGTCTTGCGAGATAGATCGATTGAAATCCTTAAAAAAGATTATGGCAATTGGATCTACAATATAAGGTGTGGGATTTAAACCTTTGATTTCTACGTAATATGTTCACtttcattttaataatatgatattaaataattaattgagagTACATTAAGTACTCAAAGAGGAGTTGGAAAACTCATCAAGAAGAAACCCAAGTGATCCTAACCCATTAATTTCATGAAaggtatgttttgtgatgtgttAATGTATGTGATGATGACATATGTGATACATTTCTTATACGGTATGTTGATAATTTTAATGTGTGATATATGTGTATGTGATGAGATCCATGATTTAATATGAGAAGTATATTAAAgtatgcttaatttaataaaagcgAATATTGTGTGATATAAGAAAATGTGTGCATGTTTACATGCATAAGGGTAAATTTGAGAAATATGTGTTATGTAAGATTATGAGCattattatgtgaaaaatgtgaaagctgaattatatgtgttaaatttagATAAATGGCCTTATCACATGCGTGGGTTTTTTGAAAGGTGGAAGTTATGTGACAGTTTATCTGCAATTATGTGGTTGTTTATTGGCAtttatgtggtggcttgtccacaaatggtgtgttattggatggatggGTTTTGGGGAACTCAATATTGGTGTGTAGTGAAGATGGGTTGGAAATTCTTTAACATGTGCATTGTTACATAAGCATGCCTCGATAAATTCATATATGTGTATCTATGATGATCTGAGATTTctatgaatatgatatttatatttaaatggaTGTGTTTAATTGATCTATTGTTATGTATGATACAATATTTGATgatctcacactgagcttgtaaGCTCATCCATCTTATGTGTATATTTCTGGTAATCCTCGTAATTAGGACTTGGATGTAGATTTTTAGTGATACTCTCAGATGTgaactttttaataaaatatggactttatatcattttatgaatttttatggaCTTTGCTATGGGTTTGTTTTAATAACTTTTTGGGACTTTATTTTAAATTGTGGACTATGGCATGGGGATTTTCCTTTCTGATATATTGGAATTATTGCATGGATTGTTGATGTTGGATTTCAGTTTTAAATAATCATTAAACATTTTTAAGAATTGGTATTTGCTGCAAAATGCAATCACAATGTGCactaataaaatgaaaattagtgCTACATGTAATGCATGAATACTACAGCTAAAACTTAACATAAACTAACTCAGTTTTCCTTAGCCATCAATGTGGTTGCACgatgtttcttcttcctcttctttttctcctCCTTCTTGTACTTTTTGTCTTTGGAgcggtttcttttcttttctttaggtTTCGCACGGTCCTTAGATCGCTCCTTAGTTTTTGGCACTTCCCTGGCATCACCAGTTGTTTCGTGTGTAGTAAAGGTCACCTTGAGTGGTCCTGTATAAACCACTATCGCTAATGAGCTATGGTGCTCCTCACTGGTTACCTTTGCAGCTTTCACCAATTTAGATCCATCTCGCTCTAGATTATCAATACTTGCACCCATAAACTCGAATGCATTGACAATGTCCTTTACAGATTCTTTCTCAGTAGCTTCTGTCTCAGAATTTTCTTTCTGGCCCTTCTCGTTCACAACTTCAACATGGACGTCCTCTTCTTCCACGTCAACTTCCTCCTCAATAGCAAGTGCTTCTTGACCAACAATGCAGTCACCCTCGACCTAGCTATCAATCTGTCGCATGCACCCCTCAACGTCTCTTGagtttttttctttctcaacatcAGAGATGTGCACAATGGGAGGGGATTCCATCAATCTGTCTCAGTTCCCTAGGTCATCTTCCTCAGAGGAGGGTTCATACTCTCAGATAATCGGTGGGAACACTAGAAATTCTGGGAGTAGGGTAAGTCACAACTGACATAATGTGGCTACAATAGAGTTGTTATAGGCCCTAGTATAAGTGTAGAACAAATTTTGTTCGCAACAAGCCTGATCTACTTATTGCTGATGGAATTGGCCAACTTCTCAATATCCTTCATTTTGCGCAACAATAATGTCTCTACAGTCAAGTTCATTCATTTGGTCTCTACCTTGGTTTTGCCCTTCCTTGTCTTGTCGGTCTTTGCCTCCTTCATTGTCGGTGTATCTTTGCCACGATTAATTCTTTcaatagatgctttatttattagGCCCTTATTTTCCAAGACTTCCTCATCATCATAGGGCACGATCTTTTTCTACTAGCATAATAACAACACCAATGATGGGAAAACCAAAATTCTAGCTTGCCCTGCACCGCAGTTAGTAATTTCCTGGTGGAGTATTGCACTGACATCGATCTTTCTACCATTCACAATAGAATATATGAGGGACATTCTATCGAGGTTGACTGTGGTGCTATGAGTGGATGGCAGTAACCTgcagttgacaaaatgaaaccagATTTTGCTTTGCAGTGTCAGGAAATGGCGGTGCATCATATAATTCTTTTGATGTGAACCCGTTCACAATGCTTCTTTGACACATGAATCCCTCACCAACAAGTCCCTTTTATCGTCTGTGATATCCTCAATAAAATTGGAGTGTTCATCGACATCCACCTTAGTGTTTACAGCTTATTGATTTTTGTAGCATCCTATGGGATTAAACCTTATCGAACAAAGATAAACTCCAACTCATGGTCATAAAGGTTAGCGTAAAGCTCACATACCAATGAAGGAGAATAGCTTCGAGGATGTGTGCAGAAAGTTTCCCACTTCAACCTAGTGATGGTTCTGGAAACTTGTTTGCCCAAGTCCTGTTGTTGCGAATGGAGAATTCCCTGTTCTCAGTGAAAGTTTCGCTTTAAGATGTTTTGAAACCGATCCTTGGCCTCTTTCATTAAAAATATCACCAGCTCCTTTTCCTTCGTCGTTGGCATGGAGGATTTTGACTCCTAAACTGCAGTTGCAGGTGATAAGTGTTCTTCAACAGGCTTGGTGGCTTTCTTGACCGATCCTCTCGTTCTTgccatattttgtttattttgtggaGTGAAGATGATTTAAAGGTGTAAAGGTACGAACTTGGGCAAGGGAAAGtgaataaaaatggttgcttgGGTGTTTCACAGTCGGCATAGTGAAGAGAGGTTTATAGTGAGtgaaagaagaagatggaaagaCGTGATTTTCTGAAGAGAAATAAAGCTGGTGGGAATAATTATGTCCAATGAGGATTGTGCCCACTCAGACAAATCAGATGGCTAGGTGACTTTTGATCAAATGGTGGGATCTTAAATTTCTGATCTGCCGTCATTATTGCAGAGTCAGAAGTGACAGTACTATAGTACGAACTGCGTGACAATAAAGCCCAAGTGCGTCaacaatggtacctaattattctgcaaaaataaaaataaaaataataaaacaatcttgaacagaagcaaaaataaaataaaattatcaagtaataaattgcagaaaaaaattaaaaattaaaattgttcgaccaatttaatggtctctacATTCTTTTGATCAATATTCCCAAGATAATGTTTCAATCGTTGACCAATCACTTTGAATTGGTGTCTATCATGTAAATCTCTGATTGTAACTGCAACATGAGGAAATACTTTGACAACTTCGAGAGGTCCAAACCAACGTGAGCGCAATTTATCCGGGTGCAATTTCAAtctaaaattgaataataaacTTGCTGACCTACTATAAATTGTCGCTGCAAAACAATTCTAtcatgccatcgtttggtcttttccttataaATTGTAGTGTTTTCGTAGGCATTTTGCCTAATCTCCTCCAGTTCAGTGAAATCCAACAGATTCATAGCCCATGTTTACTTGCTTAATTGTCCACATTGCTTTATGTTCCATTTgaactggcaagtgacatgctttcttAAGAACCAATTGATACGGTGACATCCCTAATAGTGTTTTGTATGCTATCTGTAAGCGTCATCCAGTCTAGAAGACTaatctttcctcgaagggttcACAACCATCTTAAGTATGGTTTTAATTTGTCGATTTGAGACTTCGGCTTTCCCATTATTTTGCGAACGATAAGTAATggccattctatgattaacttCATATCTCTTTAGTGCGgttgccacttggttgcaatgaaagtgcttaccctgatcactaatcaatgcctttggtgtgccaaatcaggtgagtatatgcttgtgaaaaacaTTTAGCACTatctttgcatcatcctttgggactgcAACAAGTTAAACTCACTTCGAGACATAGTCAacagctactaatatataaagatttccaaatgaacttggaaatggtcccataaaatccataccccaaacatcaaataattcaaccTTCATAATTAGATGCTGTAGCATTTCATTGCGTCGGGATATAGAACTAGTGCGCTGACATCTATCACATTGATGCACAAAATTGTGGGCACCTTTGAATAATGAAGGCCAGTAGAACCCTGATTGGAGAACTTTAGTAGCATTTCTCTTGCCACCAAAATTGTCGtcataaggagcatcatgacagTGCTTCAAGATTGAAAGCATCTACTCCTTTGAAACATAATGCCAAataatgttgtcattgcataccttgaataaatacggTTTGTTCCAATTCTACTTCactatttcacaaagaaatctTTCTTTGTTATGGCTTgtgacacccaatgggagttCTCCACACACTATATAATTAACCAAATCTGCATACCAAGGGGTTACAAGTACAACAAATAACTTCTCAACTGGGAATGCgtcgacaatttgaagtatgtttctaTCTTCTCTGCCAATTTCCAGTTGAGACAGATGGTCTGGAACTTGATTTTTTGAACCCTTGGATCTTTTATCTCGATGTTGAATTCTTGCAACATTAAGATCTACTGTATCAATCTTGGTTTTGCATCCTCCTTCACAAAAAGATATCTCAATGTCGAGTAATTAGTAAATAGGCAACCTTTGCACCGACAAGATAAGAACAAAACTTGTTGAAAGGAAAGACTACAACCAACAATTTTTTTCTATGTAGTGGTATAATTTATttgagcctctgtaagagttttgctagcataatagatggcgtAAAATATTTTTCCCATGCGCTGTCCTAGAATAGAAGCCATAGCAAAGTCGCTTGCATCACACATAACTTCAACaggttgagaccaatctggtGCAACAACAATGGGTGCATCTACTAGTTGCTTCTTTAATTGAATAAATGCATCCAAACATGCATCATCAAAGAAGAATTTTTTATTCTGTTCTAGTAATAAGCATAAGGGCTGTgcaatttttgagaaatctctAATGAATCTTTGGTAAAACCCTGCATGCCCAAGAAAATTGTGAATACCTTTCATATTTGTcggtggaggtaatttctcaatgatttccattttagctttgtctacttcaatGCCTTAACAGAGATACGATGGCCTAACATAATGCCTTtagttgccatgaaatgacacttttcccaattTAAAACAAGATGTGTGTCTTCGCATTGCTacaatactttatccaaattgttagtgcaatgatcaaaatcattcccatagactgagaaatcatccataaaaacctctaaagaatCTTCAATCATTCGAGAATATTGTCATCTTGCACCTTTAAAATGTGGTAGTACGTTGCAAAGACCTAAAGGCATATGGCGAAAAGCAAAAGTACCAAAGGGATAGATGAAAGTTGTTTTCTCTTGATACTCCAGTGCAATCGCAATTTGATTGTATCCAAAATAGCCATCTAAGAAACAATAATAGGCTTTTTCAACAAGCctatccaacatttggtcaatgaaaggaagtggggagtggtctttccttgtggCAGCATTAAGTTTgcgataatccatacaaactcgTCATCCCATTGGAATGTGTGTAGAAATTAAGTTGTCTTTGTCGTTGCAAGCCCtagtgatgccactctttttaggaACACATTGCACTAGACTTGCCTAATTACTATCAGAAATAGGACAAATAATTCCAACATCAAGCCACTTTATAATTTCTCTCTTAACAACTTCTTTCACCTTCTCGTTTAATCTTCTTTGTTGTTCAATCgattgcttgccttcatcttccaacATGATCTTGTGTATGCACAAAGATGGAGTAATGCCTCGAATATCGACAATACTCCAGGcaatagctcatttatgttgcttaAAAATATCGACCAATATCTCTTCTTGAGTGACATCTAGTGTTGCAGAGACAAAAACTACGAGAGTATTGTTATCACCAAGAAAGACATATTTAAAATGAGTAGGTAACGGTTTCAATTCTAGAATAGGAGCTTCATCAATAGATGGCTTGAAAATTAGAGTTGTTCTGTTAGCTAAatctaaggattcaatctgccatCCATGCCTGAGTTCAATATGATTAGCGTCAACCCTGTTGTCACAATTATCCAAGAATTCATCATCAATGTCACTGCGAACTCCTCAGAATGTATTGTGATTTGGTCTTTGAATTCTTCCATAATTAAATCATCTAGCACATCAATAGTAGGGCATTCTTCTTTGtccttgcattgaatagattcgaaAACACTGAAGGTAACGTGCTCATCGTTAAGTCACATGGTTAGTTCACTtttgtaaacatcaataagagttcgtctggtggctaaaaatggtcgtcccaagattatgggaacctcaTTGTCTGCCTCGTAGTCAAGCATGATAAAATAAGCtggaaaaaaatttattcatgCGAACTAAGACATCTTTAATTTGCCCTACAGGTTGAGCCAATGATCTATCAGCTAGTTGTAGTGTCACTACAGTAGGattcatgtgaccaattcccaactttctaaaagtagatagtggcattaagttgatgctagctcccaagtcgcaTAAGGCCCCGCCTAAATAATGGTTGCCAATGGAACATGGGAAAGTAAAGCTCCCAAGATCTTTCATTTTGAAAGGCAACTTATTTGTCAAAACAGCACTACAGCCctctgtgagtgcaatagtttccatATCACTAAGCTTCTTTTTCTTGGACAAGAGATCCTTCATAAAtttctcataatttaaaattttcacaagagcatctactaaaggaatattgacTTGAAGTTGCTTCAGTGTGTTCAGGAACTGTTGTTACTGCTTTTCATGCTCATTCTCCCTGAATCTTTGTGGGAAAGGTAAAGATAGAGATCCATCTGATTGTGTCGACACCCTTGACTGTGTCAACAGTTTTGAAAGTCAGACGTGAGGCATATACGTGACAGTTTGTAGAACTTCTTTGTTTGGTGCATCAACGTGCACTTTAGATTCAACCTTCTTACCAGGGATCACTTCACTAGTATCTTGAGGTGCTATAACAGAGTCAGTAGTCAACTCACTAGTTTTtttaccactcctaagagtgatagccttACAGTGTTCTTTCCCTCTCGGACTGGAATTTTATGTTTCACTAGGTAGTGTGCCCGGTGGTCGAGCATTCAAATTCAAAGtaagttgtcctaattgtgcctcCTACACCCGAATAAAAGATGAATTTCCTTACAAAATAGCTTCTGTATGAGTCATATGCTCCCGGATTAAAGTTTTAAAAGCTGCTAATGGGATAAAAGGAGAAGCATGTATGTACTATTGTCGTCGAAGAGGGTTGTAGCGGTGTCTGGTTCTAGTGTGGATTCATCTAGCCTTGTTCTGGATGCATTTGAGGGTGCTTATTGTAGTTCTACTGTTGTTGATTATAATTCCCTTTCCTTGGATTATAACTACCCGAAGTAGATATCTTCCCACATCAAAATGGCGTAGCATTTTGTCTAGCATTCTGAGTTCCCCAAGACTGTTGATTACATGCAGAATTATTATAAGAGGTGCCATAAGAATTGTTGCAGATGTTACTGACATAAAAGAAATTTTCtgcatgttgtggacaatcttcatCCCTGTGGTTGTCACTGCAATTCTCAAAATAAAATGTCGGGATATCAACTTGTTGAGCGACTTGTACAAGTGCAACATCACTattcccttgcatatttttatcatattcacaagagaagaaacttgagcactaagtGCAGATATTAcgtccaattcaataactcccaGAATAGCTTTTTCTTGTGCAGCTCTAGTTATAGGATATTGATAATCGTTCcgagcaattctctcaagaattctaatagcatcattataagtacaatccagcaAAAGACCATTGGCTGATGCGTCGACAAGATTCCTCATGTGTGAATTCAACCCATTAtagaaaatctcaatttgtgtgGTTCCTACTGATTATCGTGCATAGAACAACATCGAAGCAAT from Gossypium hirsutum isolate 1008001.06 chromosome D04, Gossypium_hirsutum_v2.1, whole genome shotgun sequence encodes:
- the LOC107898297 gene encoding uncharacterized protein, producing MARTRGSVKKATKPVEEHLSPATAGILHSQQQDLGKQVSRTITRLKWETFCTHPRSYSPSLKKIVPYDDEEVLENKGLINKASIERINRGKDTPTMKEAKTDKTRKGKTKVEGDCIVGQEALAIEEEVDVEEEDVHVEVVNEKGQKENSETEATEKESVKDIVNAFEFMGASIDNLERDGSKLVKAAKVTSEEHHSSLAIVVYTGPLKVTFTTHETTGDAREVPKTKERSKDRAKPKEKKRNRSKDKKYKKEEKKKRKKKHRATTLMAKEN